The Acidimicrobiales bacterium genomic interval GACGAGCGGTTGTCCGTCTTGTAGAAGCCGCTGCCCTTGAAGCTGATGCCCACGGAGCCGAACACCCGCTTGACCGAACCCCCGCAGCCGCCCTTGTGGCGCTTCAACGGTTCATCGGTGAAGGACTGCACGACGTCGAATCGTTCGCCGCATTTCTTGCACTCGTATTCGTACGTAGGCATGGGAAGGACAATTTTACCGGACGGTTGCTGTCGCCCCCGAATGCACTTCCTAGGATGGCCTCGTGGTCGCCAACGTCCTCGCCGTCGTCTTCGCGTACGCCCTGGGAACCTTCCCGACCGGCGTGCTCGTGGCCAAGCGGGAGGGCCACGACGTGCTCGACGAAGGGTCGCACAACCCGGGCGCGTCGAACGTGTACCGGGTGGCGGGCTGGAAGGCGGGAGCGGTCGTCCTGATCGGCGACGCCATCAAGGGCGGCATCGCTGCTGGGCTCGGCCGCTACCTCGGCGGGCCGGCGATGGGTCTCGTCGTCGGCATCGCGGCCGTCGTCGGGCACTGCTTCCCGGTGCAGCGCTGGGGGAGGGGCGGCAAGGGCGTCGCCACCGCTGGCGGGGTCGGCATCGTCGTGTACCCGCCGCTCGCCATCGTGCTGACCGTGATCTGGTTCCTCATCGCCCGCGTCCTCAACAAGGCGTCGCTGGGCTCGCTGGCGGTGCTCGTCGCCGCGCCCCTCGTGGTGTGGGGCTTAGGTCGCCCGGCGCGCGAGGTGTGGTTGCTCGCCGCGCTGTGTGTGCTCGTCCTCGCCCGCCACCACGGCAACATCAGGCGACTCATGCGCGGTGAGGAAGCCTCGTTACGATCGCCGGCATGACTTCCCCGCGCGTGCGCAAGGCCGTCATTCCGGCGGCCGGCCTTGGTACACGGTTCCTCCCGGCGACCAAGGCGGTGCCCAAGTCGATGCTGCCCGTGGTCGACAAGCCCGCCGTTCAATACGTCGTAGAAGAGGCCGTCGCCGCCGGAATCGACGACATCGTGATCGTTATCGGGCGCGGCAAGACCGCCATCGTCGACCACTTCGACCGCAGCTTCGAGCTCGAACACGCCCTCGAGGCGAGCGGCAAGTTCGCCGAACTCGAGCAGATGCGGGCACTGGCCGAGATGGCCGACATCCATTACATCCGCCAGGGCCAGCCGCGCGGTCTGGGCCACGCCGTGAGCGTGGCCCGCAGCCACGTGGGCAACGAGCCCTTCGCCGTGCTGCTCGAGGACGACATGATGGACCCGGCGTCGGGCCATCTCCAGAACATGCTGGCGCTGTATGCCGAGACCGATGCGTCGGTGGTGGCGGTGAAGAAGGTCGAGCCGCACGAGGTGTCGCTCTACGGGTGCATCGAGCCGGTCGACGCCGACGGCGGCATCACCATCACCTCGATCATCGAGAAGCCGGCGCCGGGCGAAGCGCCCTCGGACCTGTGCGTCATGGGCCGCTACGTCTTCACTCCGGAGATCTTCGACGCCCTGGAGCGCACGACGCCGGGACGCGGCGGCGAAATCCAGCTGACCGACGCCATCGCGCTGCTGATCGAGAAGCAGCCGGTCTACGCCTACGCCTTCGAGACAGGCCGCTTCGACGTTGGCAACAAGCTCGACTACCTCCGGGCCACCGTGGAGATCGCCCTCGAGCGCCCCGACC includes:
- the plsY gene encoding glycerol-3-phosphate 1-O-acyltransferase PlsY, producing the protein MVANVLAVVFAYALGTFPTGVLVAKREGHDVLDEGSHNPGASNVYRVAGWKAGAVVLIGDAIKGGIAAGLGRYLGGPAMGLVVGIAAVVGHCFPVQRWGRGGKGVATAGGVGIVVYPPLAIVLTVIWFLIARVLNKASLGSLAVLVAAPLVVWGLGRPAREVWLLAALCVLVLARHHGNIRRLMRGEEASLRSPA
- the galU gene encoding UTP--glucose-1-phosphate uridylyltransferase GalU, which gives rise to MTSPRVRKAVIPAAGLGTRFLPATKAVPKSMLPVVDKPAVQYVVEEAVAAGIDDIVIVIGRGKTAIVDHFDRSFELEHALEASGKFAELEQMRALAEMADIHYIRQGQPRGLGHAVSVARSHVGNEPFAVLLEDDMMDPASGHLQNMLALYAETDASVVAVKKVEPHEVSLYGCIEPVDADGGITITSIIEKPAPGEAPSDLCVMGRYVFTPEIFDALERTTPGRGGEIQLTDAIALLIEKQPVYAYAFETGRFDVGNKLDYLRATVEIALERPDLADDFRSVLYEIVDRERARRGE
- a CDS encoding FmdB family zinc ribbon protein, whose amino-acid sequence is MPTYEYECKKCGERFDVVQSFTDEPLKRHKGGCGGSVKRVFGSVGISFKGSGFYKTDNRSSSSKSSSSSTSESKASESSTPKSDTKSDTSSTTPSTSA